In Vibrio diazotrophicus, the following proteins share a genomic window:
- the ugpE gene encoding sn-glycerol-3-phosphate ABC transporter permease UgpE, whose amino-acid sequence MKSNSLSDHLILILGALFMLVPLWLIFASSTHEPNVLVSQGLQWDIGNNLSAVYSEAWNKSLGFTGDVTAKTMIFNSVIMGLGFAIGKIIISMMAAYALVYFRLPYASAWFWLIFVTLLLPLEVRIIPSYEVVSSLGMLNSYSGLILPLIASATATFFFRQFFKTIPDELLEAAQLDNAGPIRFFIDILFPLSKTMMTAIFIIMFVVGWNQYLWPIMMTTDEQYNTIVMGIKQILNNINETNSPRYDYAFAMVILAMLPPVLVVVIFQRWFVKGLIESEK is encoded by the coding sequence ATGAAAAGTAATTCTCTCTCCGATCATTTGATATTGATTCTTGGCGCTCTGTTTATGCTGGTGCCGTTATGGTTGATTTTTGCCAGTTCAACCCATGAACCTAACGTGCTGGTAAGCCAAGGCCTGCAATGGGATATCGGCAACAACCTGTCAGCTGTGTATAGCGAAGCGTGGAACAAAAGCCTTGGTTTTACTGGTGATGTCACTGCAAAAACCATGATCTTCAACTCCGTCATCATGGGGCTTGGTTTTGCTATCGGTAAAATCATCATTTCAATGATGGCGGCTTATGCTCTGGTCTATTTCCGCCTGCCTTATGCAAGTGCATGGTTTTGGCTGATATTTGTCACCCTGCTTCTGCCGCTCGAAGTTCGAATCATTCCCTCTTATGAGGTGGTATCGAGCTTAGGCATGCTCAATAGTTATTCAGGATTAATCCTGCCTCTAATTGCTTCAGCCACGGCGACTTTTTTCTTTCGTCAGTTTTTTAAAACCATTCCTGATGAACTGCTGGAGGCGGCGCAATTAGATAACGCAGGCCCAATTCGATTTTTTATCGATATCTTGTTTCCGCTATCGAAAACCATGATGACCGCCATCTTCATCATCATGTTTGTTGTGGGTTGGAACCAGTACTTGTGGCCAATCATGATGACCACAGATGAGCAGTACAACACCATAGTTATGGGCATCAAACAGATTCTTAATAACATCAATGAAACCAATAGCCCAAGATACGACTATGCCTTTGCTATGGTCATTCTCGCTATGCTGCCACCTGTATTGGTTGTGGTGATATTCCAACGTTGGTTCGTTAAAGGATTAATTGAAAGTGAAAAATAA